In a genomic window of Candidatus Avedoeria danica:
- the alr gene encoding alanine racemase, whose product MTVRLPDLLAALPAAAVAGPVFADTWSGFAYDSRIIRPGQLFVAVQTAKADGHDHIASALRGGATGVLCQRPVDVASWGATCVVVPDTRVALQRWAARRVRDLGSPVVGITGSVGKTSAKDLVAHVLGGRLYVFRNPGNFNDMFGLPIALGEIDDRAGAPDALVLEMATDRFGEIAELTAIAPPTVALVTRVAPAHLHALGDLDGIEREKGMLVEALPVDGLAILNADDPRVARMRDRTRASVTTVSSAGDPAADVSATHLRLARDGTAFDIVVREVGDGVTIPARIPWLGAHFVTAALMGVAVGRRFGLTVDEVVARLATLPPQKGRLNPLPGRAGSTILDDSYNASPAAVAAALDVLAALPAGRRVAVLGDMAELGDASAEAHRDVGAHAARVVDRLVTRGTEAEGIAAGARAAGLAGDRVTVTYRAQDAIAVVEPLLDADTVVLVKGSAVARMEHVTTGLMADPERAVDVLVRQDAAWRQIVVLRPDRPTWLEIDLGAVADNTRRLKELAGGARLMAVIKADAYGHGAVRIARTVLHNGADSLGVACLAEAAALRREGIDAPVLVLGWTPAWQARDAAAVDVELAVYDRDTARALDDAGRDLDRVVAVHVKVDTGLHRLGLAPADVLGFVRDLRGLSHVVVVGLFTHLAVADEAAPPSHAATDAQLAAFRAVVADLEAAELRPPVVHAANSAAVLSRPDAAFDLVRPGIALYGLTPSSEVGDPVLRPALRWKTQVAQVHDLDVGETVGYGRTWSAARPSRVATIPVGYADGFRRGPARWQHVLVREAPAPIVGRVSMDQAAIDVTDIPGVRPGDEVVLIGRQGREAISAETVAGWLGTINYEVVSQILARVARV is encoded by the coding sequence ATGACCGTCCGCCTGCCCGACCTCCTCGCCGCCCTCCCCGCCGCCGCCGTCGCCGGACCGGTCTTCGCCGATACTTGGTCGGGCTTCGCCTACGACTCGCGGATCATCCGCCCGGGTCAGCTGTTCGTCGCCGTCCAGACGGCCAAGGCCGACGGCCACGACCACATCGCGAGCGCCCTGCGCGGCGGTGCGACCGGCGTCCTGTGCCAACGGCCGGTCGACGTCGCATCTTGGGGCGCGACGTGCGTCGTCGTGCCGGACACACGGGTGGCCCTGCAGCGCTGGGCGGCGCGGCGCGTTCGGGACCTCGGCTCGCCGGTCGTCGGGATCACCGGCAGCGTCGGGAAGACGTCGGCCAAGGACCTCGTCGCCCACGTCCTCGGCGGGCGCCTCTACGTCTTCCGCAACCCGGGCAACTTCAACGACATGTTCGGTCTCCCGATCGCCCTCGGTGAGATCGACGACCGAGCCGGCGCCCCCGATGCCCTCGTCCTCGAGATGGCGACGGACCGCTTCGGCGAGATCGCCGAGCTCACCGCGATCGCCCCGCCGACCGTCGCCCTCGTCACCCGCGTCGCCCCCGCGCACCTGCACGCCCTGGGCGACCTCGACGGCATCGAGCGCGAGAAGGGCATGCTCGTCGAGGCGCTGCCCGTCGATGGCCTGGCCATCCTGAACGCCGACGACCCGCGCGTGGCCCGCATGCGGGATCGGACGCGCGCGTCCGTGACCACGGTCAGCAGCGCGGGCGATCCGGCGGCCGACGTCTCGGCCACCCACCTCCGCCTCGCGCGCGACGGCACGGCGTTCGACATCGTCGTGCGCGAGGTGGGCGACGGCGTGACGATCCCTGCCCGCATCCCGTGGCTCGGCGCCCACTTCGTCACCGCCGCCCTCATGGGCGTGGCCGTCGGCCGCCGCTTCGGGCTGACCGTCGACGAGGTCGTGGCGCGGCTGGCGACGCTGCCGCCGCAGAAAGGCCGGCTGAACCCGCTCCCCGGCCGCGCCGGCAGCACCATCCTCGACGACAGCTACAACGCCAGCCCGGCCGCCGTCGCTGCCGCGCTCGACGTGCTGGCCGCGCTGCCCGCCGGCCGGCGAGTCGCCGTCCTCGGTGACATGGCCGAGCTGGGCGACGCCTCGGCGGAGGCCCATCGCGACGTCGGCGCGCACGCCGCGCGCGTCGTCGACCGCCTCGTCACGCGCGGCACCGAGGCCGAGGGGATCGCCGCCGGGGCGCGGGCGGCCGGGCTGGCGGGCGACCGGGTCACCGTCACGTACCGCGCCCAGGACGCCATCGCGGTGGTCGAACCGCTCCTCGACGCCGACACCGTCGTCCTCGTCAAGGGCAGCGCCGTCGCGCGCATGGAGCACGTCACCACCGGGCTGATGGCCGACCCCGAGCGCGCCGTCGATGTCCTTGTCCGCCAGGATGCCGCCTGGCGCCAGATCGTCGTCCTCCGCCCGGACCGACCCACGTGGCTGGAGATCGACCTCGGAGCCGTCGCCGACAATACGCGTCGGCTCAAGGAGCTGGCCGGCGGCGCGCGGCTGATGGCCGTCATCAAGGCCGACGCTTACGGCCACGGCGCCGTCCGCATCGCGCGCACCGTGCTCCACAATGGCGCGGACAGCCTCGGCGTCGCCTGCCTGGCCGAAGCGGCGGCGCTCCGGCGCGAGGGAATCGACGCGCCCGTCCTCGTGCTGGGCTGGACGCCCGCCTGGCAGGCCCGCGACGCCGCAGCGGTTGACGTCGAACTCGCCGTCTACGACCGCGACACGGCCCGCGCGCTCGACGACGCCGGCCGCGACCTCGACCGCGTCGTGGCGGTTCACGTGAAGGTCGACACCGGGCTCCACCGGCTCGGCTTGGCGCCCGCCGACGTGCTCGGCTTCGTGCGCGACCTCCGCGGCCTGTCGCACGTCGTCGTCGTCGGCCTATTCACCCACCTGGCCGTGGCCGATGAGGCCGCGCCGCCATCGCACGCCGCCACGGATGCGCAGCTCGCCGCCTTCCGCGCCGTCGTCGCCGACCTCGAGGCCGCCGAGCTGCGTCCGCCCGTCGTGCATGCCGCCAACAGCGCCGCCGTCCTGAGCCGCCCGGATGCGGCGTTCGACCTCGTCCGACCCGGCATCGCCCTCTACGGCCTGACGCCGTCGAGTGAGGTCGGCGATCCGGTGCTCCGGCCGGCGCTGCGCTGGAAGACACAGGTCGCGCAGGTCCACGACCTCGACGTGGGCGAAACCGTCGGCTACGGGCGGACGTGGTCGGCCGCCCGCCCGTCGCGCGTCGCCACGATCCCGGTCGGCTACGCCGACGGCTTCCGCCGCGGCCCGGCGCGCTGGCAGCACGTCCTCGTCCGCGAGGCGCCGGCCCCGATCGTCGGCCGAGTCTCGATGGACCAGGCGGCGATCGACGTGACGGACATCCCGGGCGTGCGGCCGGGCGACGAGGTCGTCCTCATCGGTCGCCAGGGTCGGGAGGCGATCTCGGCCGAGACGGTGGCGGGGTGGCTCGGGACGATCAACTACGAGGTCGTCAGCCAGATCCTGGCGCGGGTGGCGCGGGTTTGA
- a CDS encoding ScyD/ScyE family protein translates to MHGMTRLGAVALALSTALVGGAIALAAPQRAITIAGSDNTFDKTEITADPGEELDITFVGVGFTSAHSIRFDLGGGNTVGTEPATLGVSHKLKFNVPAEPGLYDYYCDVGNHRQLGMTGTLIVGSPGQAARVVPVEGSNYKYVPSEIAATPGEALDVQFKNVQGTHDIVFDLDGGRQAKSARIQTGATESVKFDAPVAPGTYAYYCTVGMHRANGMEGTLVVAAPPERRKVTITGTNFKFDPNSVTVQPSEPVTIEFKNDMGFHDIVFELDGGRKLQTSRFQAPGTEDLVFDAPATPGSYVYYCSVGMHRANGMEGTLVVAGDVPTEPAPSPTTAVPTTPVPTEPSTSAVTPVIRDLKNPHGLWFQSVNFQGVEQDVLIVSEGGTGSPKPGEFTPGNGDGRVQVLGLDNPALQLAITDNMTNAIDPGAGIVGANHAIPWPLDPNTPPTSLNLLIAQSGGPGQLRPAEAAKILKVGLILGTPTVLADTLAYETANNPDGADPTQGGIDSNPWRLVPSPAGDAVFVIDAGANDILKLDPTTGALSTWAVLEPYEDGAQQAIPTDLAFSPVDPFTAYVSLLGGFQAPSGRILRLTDVNKDGDVMDENETNELVAGLDRPTALAYSPAGRLYVAELGARRISYVPELSATGGAVQTMPVVKSVSSVTAMAFEPSGDVLVTYDIDGPATGRASQSPDTIGRIAAGALDPSGVPTAVPTTPSPTTPVPTPTTPTATTPTTGHKIFLPIGLKLVPLGG, encoded by the coding sequence ATGCATGGCATGACCCGATTGGGCGCCGTCGCACTCGCCCTGTCTACCGCCCTCGTCGGCGGCGCGATCGCGCTTGCGGCGCCGCAGCGCGCGATCACGATCGCCGGCAGCGACAACACGTTCGACAAGACCGAGATCACGGCGGATCCCGGTGAGGAGTTGGACATCACCTTCGTCGGCGTCGGCTTCACGAGCGCCCACTCGATCCGCTTCGACTTGGGCGGCGGCAACACGGTCGGGACCGAGCCGGCCACCCTCGGCGTGTCGCACAAGCTCAAGTTCAACGTGCCGGCGGAGCCCGGCCTGTACGACTACTACTGCGACGTCGGCAACCACCGCCAGCTCGGCATGACCGGCACGCTCATCGTCGGCAGCCCCGGCCAGGCGGCGCGCGTCGTGCCGGTCGAGGGATCGAACTACAAGTACGTGCCGAGTGAGATCGCCGCGACGCCGGGCGAGGCGCTCGACGTCCAGTTCAAGAACGTGCAGGGCACGCACGACATCGTCTTCGACCTGGACGGCGGGCGGCAGGCGAAGTCGGCGCGCATCCAGACCGGCGCGACGGAGAGCGTGAAGTTCGACGCGCCCGTGGCGCCGGGCACCTACGCCTACTACTGCACGGTCGGCATGCACCGCGCGAACGGCATGGAGGGCACGCTCGTCGTCGCCGCGCCGCCCGAGCGCCGCAAAGTGACGATCACCGGCACGAACTTCAAGTTCGACCCGAACAGCGTGACCGTCCAGCCGTCCGAACCGGTGACGATCGAGTTCAAGAACGACATGGGCTTCCACGACATCGTTTTCGAACTCGACGGCGGCCGCAAGCTGCAGACGAGCCGGTTCCAGGCCCCCGGTACGGAGGATCTCGTCTTCGACGCACCGGCGACGCCGGGCTCGTACGTCTACTACTGCTCCGTCGGGATGCACCGCGCGAACGGCATGGAGGGCACGCTCGTCGTGGCGGGCGACGTGCCGACGGAGCCTGCGCCGTCGCCGACGACCGCCGTGCCGACGACGCCGGTCCCGACCGAGCCGTCGACGAGCGCGGTGACGCCCGTCATCCGCGACCTGAAGAACCCGCACGGCCTGTGGTTCCAGAGCGTGAACTTCCAGGGCGTCGAGCAGGACGTGCTCATCGTCAGCGAGGGCGGCACCGGCTCGCCGAAGCCCGGCGAGTTCACGCCCGGCAACGGCGACGGTCGCGTCCAGGTGCTCGGGCTCGACAACCCGGCGCTGCAGTTGGCGATCACGGACAACATGACGAATGCCATCGACCCGGGCGCCGGGATCGTCGGCGCGAACCACGCGATCCCGTGGCCGCTCGATCCGAACACGCCGCCGACATCGCTCAACCTGCTGATCGCCCAGTCCGGCGGCCCAGGGCAGCTCCGCCCGGCCGAGGCGGCCAAGATCCTGAAGGTCGGGCTGATCCTTGGCACCCCGACCGTGCTGGCGGACACGCTGGCCTACGAGACCGCCAACAACCCGGACGGTGCCGACCCGACGCAGGGCGGCATCGATTCCAACCCGTGGCGCCTCGTCCCGAGCCCCGCCGGCGACGCCGTGTTCGTCATCGATGCCGGCGCGAACGACATCCTCAAGCTGGACCCGACGACCGGCGCGCTCTCGACCTGGGCGGTTCTCGAACCGTACGAGGACGGCGCCCAGCAGGCGATCCCGACCGACCTCGCCTTCTCGCCCGTCGACCCGTTCACCGCCTACGTCTCGCTCCTCGGCGGCTTCCAGGCGCCGTCCGGCCGCATCCTGCGGCTGACGGACGTGAACAAGGACGGGGACGTCATGGACGAGAACGAGACGAACGAGCTCGTCGCCGGCCTCGATCGGCCGACGGCGCTCGCCTACAGCCCGGCCGGCCGGCTGTACGTCGCCGAACTCGGCGCGCGGCGAATCTCGTACGTCCCCGAGCTGTCCGCGACGGGCGGGGCGGTGCAGACCATGCCGGTCGTGAAGAGCGTTTCGTCCGTCACGGCGATGGCGTTCGAGCCGAGCGGCGACGTGCTCGTGACCTATGACATCGACGGGCCGGCCACGGGGCGGGCCAGCCAGAGCCCGGACACCATCGGCCGAATCGCCGCCGGCGCGCTCGATCCGTCCGGCGTCCCGACGGCCGTGCCGACGACGCCCTCGCCCACGACGCCCGTCCCGACGCCGACGACGCCGACCGCGACGACGCCGACGACCGGCCACAAGATCTTCCTGCCGATCGGCCTGAAGCTGGTGCCCTTGGGCGGCTGA
- a CDS encoding discoidin domain-containing protein, translating to MSRFNRFIHSVSFVAAVAATAGLVLATLAPMPPAGAAPANAPMAAPMQQAVQATGIVTTGVGVCFPDAVLLDCTGAVVEQLKGPGGSGSFAAFYGQWVEVSGTRVACTGGTYLNVVSIQNQTNPCPNGTTVPGQATATATAVPPPTATPLPGVPTATPVGGASGSDNLAFGRTIVASSSQPGFPPENAVDADPNTPWSSQPGSDPFYRSQNIQWIYVDLGADTDVASIQTLWGPQRHARGYSLYQWIASANAWRQMGSTNYGTGNDTWTIRGGGSVRGRYFMLYLANPYLSGGHYELRDWIFKGPGATAGGSGPTWENVARGKTVSAEHETPGFPAASAVDGDVNTQFETARLPGWIYVDLGTTTTINRVILRWAAGKHASAYILYAWNGSTWAGLYERRNATGGDETIDLRAFNTRYLLLSATAGPATTVALREFEILRYTAGSSGGSITPPTPTVPAPPPPPLPLGGFELRGAAGRSAPGTDGFGVGGPSIGPVQLPSGAVPAPVTAATE from the coding sequence GTGTCCCGATTCAACCGTTTCATCCATTCCGTATCGTTCGTGGCGGCCGTTGCCGCAACAGCCGGGCTGGTCCTGGCAACACTGGCACCCATGCCGCCCGCCGGCGCCGCGCCGGCCAATGCGCCGATGGCCGCCCCGATGCAGCAGGCCGTCCAGGCCACCGGCATCGTCACGACCGGCGTCGGTGTCTGCTTCCCGGACGCCGTGCTGTTGGACTGCACCGGCGCGGTCGTCGAACAGCTCAAGGGTCCGGGCGGGTCCGGGTCGTTCGCGGCCTTCTACGGCCAGTGGGTCGAGGTCTCGGGGACTCGGGTGGCGTGCACCGGCGGAACGTATCTGAACGTCGTCAGCATCCAGAACCAGACGAACCCGTGTCCCAACGGCACGACGGTCCCCGGGCAGGCGACGGCCACCGCAACCGCCGTGCCGCCGCCAACGGCCACGCCGCTGCCCGGCGTGCCGACCGCGACGCCCGTTGGCGGCGCGAGCGGGAGCGACAACCTGGCGTTCGGCCGGACGATCGTCGCCTCGTCGTCCCAGCCCGGCTTCCCGCCGGAGAACGCCGTCGACGCGGATCCGAACACACCTTGGTCCAGCCAGCCGGGCAGCGATCCGTTCTATCGCTCCCAGAACATCCAGTGGATCTACGTCGACCTCGGCGCCGACACGGATGTTGCCAGCATCCAGACGCTCTGGGGCCCGCAGCGGCATGCCCGCGGCTACTCGCTTTACCAGTGGATCGCCAGCGCGAATGCCTGGCGCCAGATGGGGTCAACGAACTACGGCACGGGCAACGACACCTGGACGATCCGCGGCGGCGGTTCCGTTCGCGGCCGGTACTTCATGCTCTACCTCGCGAACCCGTACCTGTCCGGCGGCCATTACGAGCTGCGCGACTGGATCTTCAAGGGTCCGGGCGCGACGGCCGGTGGCAGCGGCCCGACATGGGAGAACGTGGCGCGCGGCAAGACGGTATCGGCCGAGCACGAGACGCCCGGCTTCCCGGCGGCCAGCGCCGTGGACGGCGACGTGAACACGCAGTTCGAAACGGCCCGCCTGCCGGGCTGGATCTACGTCGACCTCGGCACGACGACGACGATCAACCGCGTGATCCTGCGCTGGGCGGCCGGCAAGCACGCCTCCGCATACATTCTCTACGCCTGGAACGGCTCCACCTGGGCCGGCCTGTACGAGCGCCGCAACGCGACGGGCGGCGACGAGACGATCGACCTGCGGGCGTTCAACACCCGCTACCTCCTCCTCTCGGCCACCGCCGGACCGGCGACGACGGTTGCCCTGCGGGAGTTCGAGATCCTGCGCTACACCGCCGGCAGCAGCGGGGGCAGCATCACGCCCCCGACCCCGACCGTGCCCGCCCCGCCGCCGCCCCCGTTGCCGCTCGGCGGGTTCGAGCTGCGCGGCGCCGCCGGGCGGAGCGCACCCGGCACCGACGGCTTCGGCGTCGGCGGTCCTTCGATCGGCCCGGTCCAGCTCCCGTCCGGCGCCGTGCCGGCGCCGGTGACGGCTGCCACCGAGTGA